The following are encoded in a window of Esox lucius isolate fEsoLuc1 chromosome 14, fEsoLuc1.pri, whole genome shotgun sequence genomic DNA:
- the tmem174 gene encoding transmembrane protein 174: MAGQQPLPESDSAGARDNLSATLDHLSLNVVPIQPIRPLNPLDGHVSVSERNKTGVSLLFSGIFLGLVGLALTSMGCLKYSYSKSFESTQLLGPVLLSVGGTFFFISVCKFRMLSCQVLKQRDSDEELSESLDIPVSRAGQSFVFNGINQPIMFHTPTVMQYIPTPYGSVTQVIDSTNGVPRDLPPHYYNVCQMGNAAFTGDDSRPANTRLTGSLENPDDGKGSEEDCSAEPSSPPPAYRTIYPSLPGILEDFPVPMEVRPEEHAIIRPSRPGSAGLRAATLGSRDSTAFHLNRSQESC, encoded by the exons ATGGCAGGCCAGCAGCCTCTGCCCGAGTCAGACAGCGCCGGGGCCAGAGACAACCTTTCTGCCACCTTGGACCATCTCTCTCTGAATGTGGTGCCCATCCAACCCATCCGTCCTCTGAACCCTTTAGATGGCCACGTGTCGGTCTCTGAAAGGAATAAGACCGGGGTTAGCCTCCTGTTCTCTGGAATATTCTTGGGACTAGTAGGCCTGGCGTTGACATCCATGGGCTGTCTCAAGTACAGTTACAGTAAAAGCTTTGAGTCGACCCAGCTGCTCGGTCCCGTCCTGCTATCTGTTGGAGGAACCTTCTTCTTCATCAGCGTCTGTAAGTTTAGGATGCTCTCCTGCCAGGTGTTGAAGCAGAGGGACAGTGATGAAGAGCTGTCCGAGTCACTGGACATCCCAGTATCTAGGGCTGGTCAATCATTTGTATTCAACGGGATCAATCAGCCAATCATGTTCCACACACCCACGGTGATGCAGTATATTCCGACTCCATACGGATCAGTGACACAGGTAATAGATTCAACCAATGGAGTCCCCAGAGATCTGCCTCCTCACTACTACAACGTGTGCCAGATGGGTAACGCAGCATTTACTGGGGACGACAGCCGCCCTGCAAACACAAG ACTAACAGGGAGTTTAGAGAACCCAGACGATGGAAAAGGATCTGAAGAGGATTGTTCTGCTGAGCCTAGTTCACCTCCTCCAGCATACAGAACCATCTACCCATCTCTGCCTGGCATTTTAGAAGA tttCCCTGTCCCAATGGAGGTCCGACCAGAGGAACATGCAATAATCCGGCCCAGTCGTCCAGGCTCAGCGGGCCTCAGAGCTGCAACTCTCGGGTCCCGGGACTCCACGGCCTTTCATCTCAAT